The following proteins are encoded in a genomic region of Deltaproteobacteria bacterium:
- the crcB gene encoding fluoride efflux transporter CrcB yields MKHLLTIGIGGGLGAVARYKLGGLVLHHTSDWKFPAGTLLVNIVGCLAAGLLAGLVEKQDLFGPETRIFLFTGLLGGFTTFSAFGLETIYLFQRHELFLASLNIVLSVLCGLLAIGLGLKMMS; encoded by the coding sequence ATGAAACATCTGCTGACTATCGGGATCGGCGGCGGCCTCGGTGCCGTCGCGCGGTATAAACTCGGCGGCCTGGTGTTGCACCATACCTCTGATTGGAAATTCCCGGCCGGGACCCTGCTGGTCAACATTGTCGGTTGTCTCGCCGCCGGCCTGCTCGCCGGTCTTGTGGAAAAGCAGGATCTCTTCGGCCCGGAGACCCGGATTTTTCTCTTTACCGGCCTCTTGGGCGGCTTCACGACATTCTCCGCCTTTGGTCTGGAAACAATCTATCTGTTCCAAAGGCACGAACTCTTCCTCGCCTCGCTGAATATTGTCTTGAGTGTTCTCTGCGGCCTGCTCGCTATCGGGCTGGGGCTGAAGATGATGAGTTAA